One genomic region from Natrinema caseinilyticum encodes:
- a CDS encoding MMPL family transporter, with the protein MFDTSEWITDNARLVIAVMLIASAIVAAGVPMVDRSTSLDQFQTDADEAGALDYVDANFSSGTTDTTSAQVIVQDDDVLDKETLVSMLEYERALQTNETINETLVENDSTQSVANLVATATIRDDRATALQTREHELARTEAELAGTLNSLASNPNASVRSAFDAVDANTSVTLTEEDYALFADAVEERRESTDRNATTDRTAMAAAQNETRDSTRNVTEQILADEYASLAEDKRELANLDPTLENQTEELRSLNDSEVETLIADVLGGDSNQSARALAFMPDYYEPESTETNATLLVVTQETAGGSFAPGDAPDEIEDAQAAMTDLAPDDSMSILIYGDGIVSTEITGSMIDSVLLVGPLAIAFVLLVLVVVYRDLLDIVLGLLGIALVLVWTFGVMGWFDIAFSQPFIVVLVLLIGLSIDYGLHVVMRYREAHGSSEIPPTRAMAVALGSVGIALVYVTTTTVIGFLSNLTSPLGVFRELGVVSAIGIVATLLVFGLLIPALKVELDELLERRGIDRVKPAVGTGGGLINRLLDTGATLATKAPYVVIAVALLVSATGAYGATDIDANFERSDFLAEDPDDWLKDLPGPIAPGTYTAGTAIDTLDRDFVRQDTTATILVRGDVTDPAALDRLDAARTNASDMSATATYADGKPAVTDPITVMARVAADNESFNRTLSVADTDGDGIPDENVTAVYDELYRVAPEEAADVVHREDGEYQAVRMVVTVDSGVNDDVVRDQMEWIADDADGDGISVTATGDVIVNQITADQLAETALLSLVVALLSVLVVLAVAYRLTEESASLGIVTIVPVGFTLTWVLGTMALLDIPFNIVTGMITGLTIGLGVDYSLHISERFNQELSEAKTVAAALHETVTGTGGALLSSAATTASGFAVLLVAILPFLQSFGFITALTIVFAFLASVFVLPSLLVVWARFMGHNTVTERADTVTGGIEQ; encoded by the coding sequence ATGTTCGACACGAGCGAGTGGATCACGGACAATGCACGGCTCGTCATCGCGGTCATGCTCATCGCGTCCGCGATTGTCGCCGCTGGAGTGCCGATGGTCGACCGCTCGACATCGCTCGACCAGTTCCAGACCGACGCCGACGAGGCTGGTGCCCTCGATTACGTCGACGCAAATTTCTCTAGCGGGACGACGGACACGACATCCGCACAGGTCATCGTCCAGGACGACGACGTCCTCGATAAGGAGACGCTCGTTTCCATGCTCGAATACGAGCGAGCGCTCCAAACCAACGAAACAATCAACGAGACACTCGTCGAGAACGACTCCACCCAAAGTGTCGCAAACTTAGTCGCGACCGCAACAATCCGCGACGACCGGGCCACTGCGCTTCAGACTCGCGAACACGAATTGGCTAGGACAGAAGCGGAACTCGCGGGTACCCTCAATTCGCTCGCAAGCAACCCGAACGCGAGCGTCCGATCCGCGTTCGATGCCGTCGACGCCAACACGTCAGTGACCCTCACCGAGGAGGATTACGCTCTGTTCGCAGACGCTGTCGAGGAGCGACGCGAATCGACTGACAGAAACGCAACGACCGACAGAACTGCGATGGCTGCGGCTCAAAACGAGACAAGAGACAGTACGAGGAACGTCACGGAACAGATACTCGCGGACGAGTACGCAAGCCTCGCCGAGGACAAGAGGGAGTTAGCGAACCTCGACCCCACACTTGAGAATCAGACCGAGGAACTCCGATCGCTGAACGATTCGGAAGTCGAGACCCTCATCGCGGATGTACTGGGCGGAGATTCGAACCAGTCGGCACGGGCACTCGCCTTCATGCCCGACTACTACGAACCAGAATCCACTGAGACAAACGCGACGCTGCTCGTCGTAACCCAGGAGACTGCAGGCGGGTCGTTCGCGCCCGGTGACGCGCCAGACGAGATCGAAGACGCGCAGGCCGCCATGACGGACCTAGCGCCGGACGACTCGATGTCCATCTTGATCTACGGTGACGGGATCGTCTCGACGGAGATTACGGGCTCGATGATCGACAGTGTCCTGCTGGTCGGCCCGCTGGCAATCGCGTTCGTCTTGCTCGTGCTCGTGGTCGTCTACCGGGACCTGCTCGACATCGTGCTCGGCCTCCTCGGGATCGCTCTCGTCCTCGTGTGGACGTTCGGTGTGATGGGGTGGTTCGACATCGCATTCAGCCAGCCGTTCATCGTCGTGCTCGTCCTGTTGATCGGCCTCTCTATCGACTATGGCCTCCATGTCGTGATGCGTTATCGCGAGGCCCACGGGTCCAGCGAAATACCACCCACTCGTGCCATGGCTGTCGCACTCGGGAGTGTCGGGATTGCACTCGTCTACGTCACTACGACGACCGTCATCGGCTTCCTCTCGAACCTCACGAGCCCGCTCGGGGTCTTCCGCGAACTCGGCGTCGTCAGCGCCATCGGTATCGTGGCAACGCTTCTCGTCTTCGGTCTTCTCATTCCGGCGCTGAAAGTCGAACTCGACGAACTGCTCGAACGCCGGGGAATTGACCGAGTGAAACCTGCGGTCGGAACCGGGGGCGGGCTGATCAATCGCCTACTGGATACGGGTGCGACACTAGCGACGAAGGCACCCTACGTCGTCATCGCCGTTGCGCTCCTCGTCAGCGCTACGGGTGCGTACGGAGCGACAGATATCGACGCCAACTTCGAACGGTCAGACTTCCTCGCGGAGGATCCCGACGACTGGTTGAAAGACCTCCCCGGTCCGATCGCGCCCGGGACGTACACTGCGGGAACGGCAATCGATACGCTCGACCGGGACTTCGTCAGACAGGACACCACAGCCACAATACTCGTCAGAGGCGACGTGACTGATCCTGCGGCACTCGACCGGCTCGACGCCGCACGCACGAACGCAAGCGACATGTCGGCGACGGCGACATACGCCGACGGTAAGCCCGCAGTGACCGATCCGATCACAGTGATGGCCCGCGTCGCGGCGGACAACGAGTCGTTCAACCGGACGCTGTCGGTCGCCGACACCGACGGCGACGGCATCCCCGACGAGAACGTGACCGCTGTCTACGACGAACTCTACCGGGTTGCACCCGAGGAGGCCGCCGATGTCGTCCACCGGGAAGACGGTGAGTACCAGGCCGTCCGGATGGTCGTGACCGTCGACAGTGGAGTCAACGACGATGTCGTCCGCGACCAGATGGAGTGGATTGCCGACGACGCCGACGGGGATGGTATTTCCGTGACTGCGACGGGTGACGTCATCGTCAACCAAATCACGGCCGACCAGCTCGCGGAGACGGCGCTCCTGAGTCTTGTCGTTGCGCTACTGTCGGTACTTGTCGTCCTCGCGGTAGCCTACCGGCTCACGGAAGAGAGCGCGTCACTTGGCATCGTCACGATCGTGCCTGTCGGGTTCACCTTGACGTGGGTGCTCGGGACGATGGCGCTGCTTGACATTCCGTTCAATATCGTCACTGGTATGATTACTGGGCTCACCATCGGGCTCGGTGTCGACTACAGTCTCCACATCAGCGAGCGGTTCAATCAAGAACTTTCCGAGGCAAAAACGGTTGCGGCGGCGTTACACGAGACCGTAACCGGGACCGGCGGCGCCCTGCTGTCGAGCGCGGCGACGACTGCCAGCGGATTCGCCGTGTTGCTCGTCGCGATCCTGCCGTTCCTTCAGTCGTTCGGCTTCATCACCGCGCTGACGATCGTTTTTGCGTTTCTCGCCAGCGTGTTCGTCCTTCCGAGCCTGCTGGTCGTCTGGGCCCGGTTCATGGGCCATAACACGGTCACGGAAAGGGCCGACACGGTCACCGGCGGAATCGAACAGTAA
- a CDS encoding helix-turn-helix domain-containing protein, whose translation MPHAKLAIDIPDHTWIGDLSTTHPEVVFQVVTSIPSEETGIGLVRLVATDPLPIITDIQARDDIEDLDLLWKHDDEALLQIQTANPLPLLPVWRAGVPLKMPFDIQDGEATWEVTTSTSRLSSLRDHLDDMGIGFSIEYVREIDASQADQLLTNRQQEVLMAAVKAGYYRAPRESTLGDVAETLGVANATCSDVLHRAEGHIIHWFIEEHMEA comes from the coding sequence ATGCCACACGCGAAACTCGCGATAGATATTCCAGATCATACCTGGATTGGTGACCTCTCAACCACTCATCCGGAGGTAGTATTCCAGGTCGTTACGAGTATCCCAAGTGAAGAAACCGGTATTGGACTCGTCCGACTCGTTGCAACCGACCCGCTGCCTATCATCACCGACATTCAGGCTCGTGACGACATCGAGGACCTCGATCTGCTCTGGAAACACGACGACGAAGCGCTCCTCCAGATACAGACGGCGAATCCACTCCCGCTCCTCCCGGTCTGGCGGGCCGGCGTGCCGCTCAAGATGCCCTTCGATATCCAGGATGGGGAGGCCACGTGGGAGGTGACGACATCGACGAGTCGCCTCTCGAGCCTCCGCGACCACCTCGACGATATGGGTATCGGATTTTCTATCGAGTACGTTCGTGAGATCGATGCGAGCCAGGCTGACCAATTGCTGACTAACCGCCAGCAAGAGGTGCTGATGGCCGCCGTCAAAGCCGGTTACTACCGCGCACCACGGGAATCGACGTTGGGTGACGTAGCCGAGACGCTCGGCGTCGCGAACGCAACGTGTAGCGATGTGCTCCATCGTGCCGAGGGCCACATCATCCACTGGTTCATCGAGGAGCACATGGAAGCGTAA
- a CDS encoding ArsR/SmtB family transcription factor, whose protein sequence is MSTFDGDHQLHDIAVRDTRVSDAIDEPMRAMILDILADETLTATDVHERLDDRGIDRTENTVRHHINELRDAGLVDVVRFEEGRGGTTKYYAANTIVLSYSLPDGADAAVEEMVDAVQPQIEDALIMLTDNYADVIEDISMDMQPCEHCRTQKYETYVLLNVFRHAFVRAHQKGDQLR, encoded by the coding sequence ATGAGCACGTTTGATGGCGATCATCAACTCCACGACATCGCGGTTCGAGATACGCGCGTCTCCGACGCGATCGACGAACCGATGCGGGCGATGATCCTCGATATTCTCGCAGACGAAACGCTGACGGCGACCGACGTTCACGAGCGACTTGACGATCGGGGCATCGATCGTACCGAGAACACCGTCCGCCATCACATCAACGAACTGCGTGATGCCGGACTCGTAGACGTCGTTCGGTTCGAAGAGGGCCGCGGTGGCACTACGAAGTACTACGCCGCAAACACGATCGTGCTCTCCTACTCGCTTCCCGATGGGGCCGACGCTGCAGTCGAGGAGATGGTTGACGCGGTACAACCCCAGATCGAGGATGCTCTGATCATGTTGACTGATAACTACGCCGACGTCATTGAAGATATTAGTATGGATATGCAACCCTGTGAACACTGTCGGACACAGAAGTACGAGACGTACGTGTTACTGAACGTCTTCCGACACGCGTTCGTCCGTGCCCATCAGAAGGGAGACCAACTGCGATAG
- a CDS encoding heavy-metal-associated domain-containing protein has protein sequence MSETTQFRVLDFDCPTCASTVERALSNVEGVESVEVHYTTGRVEINYDDVRADPDTFAQTIENQGYTPQTA, from the coding sequence ATGAGCGAAACGACCCAATTCCGTGTCTTGGACTTCGACTGTCCGACCTGTGCAAGCACTGTGGAACGAGCGCTCTCGAACGTCGAGGGCGTCGAATCCGTCGAGGTACACTACACGACCGGCCGCGTGGAGATCAACTACGACGACGTCCGCGCCGACCCCGACACGTTCGCACAGACAATCGAAAACCAGGGATACACGCCTCAAACCGCCTAA
- a CDS encoding heavy metal translocating P-type ATPase, with protein MNTQSAKRYYRKQRKAIVTATSGLLYGGGWSLGYLTSLDTASAVILILAAIIGGYDIAKTAYHEVTNRTLGIKTLVTFAAVGAILIGEYWEAAAVVFLFSLGSYLEGRTMRKTRNALQELLEMTPETATVRRDGKQQEVPAREVEEDEVVIVKPGEKIPVDGDVVDGESAVNQAPVTGESAPVHKADGDEVYAGTVNQEGALEICTTGSGSDTTLERIIRRVEKAQEAQSPTESLIDRFAKYYTPSVIVLAIGAYAVTQNAILSLTLLVIGCPGALVIGPPVSIVSAIGNAARSGVFMKGGEHLERASKIDLVAFDKTGTLTKGETTVADVEGFGTDDGEVLGLAATAEKKSEHHLADAIIDAAHEHSRAATDGGRTVMDESDTNQTARGATMESIPDPDDFEVVFGKGVVAHYDGQEIIVGNRALLDDRGIDVPEAIADYVRGREASGATTVHVVRDGTVIGVIAMRDELREAAPGVVAALQDAGIETVMLTGDNERTAAAVAEEVGIDEYRAELLPEDKQTVIEDLQGDGHVVAMVGDGINDAPSLATADVGIAMGAAGTDTAIETADMALMADDLERIPYAVTLSKATRWNVLENVGLAVLTVIVLLAGVLTSYVTLATGMLVHEASVLAVILNGMRLLRY; from the coding sequence ATGAATACGCAATCAGCAAAACGGTATTACCGGAAACAGAGGAAGGCCATCGTCACTGCAACGAGCGGCCTGCTCTACGGTGGCGGCTGGAGCCTCGGGTATCTCACTAGCCTCGACACGGCGAGTGCTGTGATCCTCATCCTCGCAGCGATCATCGGCGGCTACGACATCGCCAAGACCGCGTACCACGAGGTCACCAACCGGACGCTCGGCATCAAGACGCTGGTGACATTCGCTGCCGTCGGTGCCATCCTCATCGGGGAGTACTGGGAGGCTGCCGCTGTCGTCTTCCTGTTCAGTCTCGGCAGCTACCTCGAAGGGAGGACGATGCGCAAGACCCGCAACGCACTTCAGGAACTGCTGGAGATGACTCCCGAGACGGCCACCGTTCGCCGCGACGGAAAACAGCAGGAAGTACCTGCTCGCGAAGTCGAGGAGGACGAGGTCGTCATCGTCAAACCAGGCGAGAAAATCCCGGTCGACGGTGACGTTGTCGACGGCGAGAGTGCCGTCAACCAGGCACCGGTCACCGGGGAGAGCGCCCCGGTACACAAGGCCGACGGCGACGAGGTGTACGCCGGCACGGTCAACCAAGAGGGGGCCCTTGAGATCTGCACGACTGGTTCGGGCTCGGATACGACACTCGAACGCATTATCCGCCGCGTCGAGAAAGCCCAGGAAGCCCAGTCACCGACGGAGAGCCTCATCGACCGGTTCGCCAAGTACTACACGCCGAGCGTGATTGTCCTGGCTATCGGCGCCTACGCCGTCACTCAGAACGCCATTCTATCGCTGACGCTCTTAGTGATCGGCTGTCCCGGCGCCCTCGTCATCGGACCGCCGGTCAGCATCGTCTCCGCCATCGGGAACGCCGCACGCTCTGGCGTCTTTATGAAGGGAGGCGAACACCTCGAACGGGCCAGCAAGATCGACCTCGTCGCCTTCGACAAGACGGGGACGCTCACGAAGGGCGAGACGACCGTCGCGGACGTCGAGGGATTCGGAACCGATGACGGTGAAGTGCTCGGACTCGCGGCGACCGCCGAGAAGAAGAGCGAACACCACCTCGCGGACGCCATCATCGACGCCGCCCACGAGCATTCACGGGCAGCCACCGACGGTGGCAGGACAGTGATGGACGAGAGCGATACGAATCAGACGGCCAGGGGTGCCACGATGGAATCGATTCCCGATCCGGACGACTTCGAGGTGGTCTTCGGGAAGGGCGTCGTCGCTCACTACGACGGCCAGGAAATCATCGTCGGGAACCGTGCGCTGCTTGACGACCGTGGTATCGACGTCCCTGAAGCCATCGCTGACTACGTCCGTGGCCGCGAAGCGAGCGGCGCCACGACCGTCCATGTCGTTCGCGACGGGACTGTCATCGGCGTGATCGCGATGCGTGACGAACTCCGGGAGGCTGCCCCCGGCGTCGTCGCAGCGCTCCAGGACGCCGGCATCGAGACGGTGATGCTCACCGGCGACAACGAGCGGACCGCCGCCGCGGTCGCCGAAGAGGTCGGCATCGACGAGTACCGTGCCGAACTGCTTCCCGAGGACAAGCAGACCGTCATCGAGGATCTCCAGGGCGACGGCCACGTCGTCGCGATGGTGGGCGATGGTATCAACGACGCTCCCTCGTTGGCGACTGCTGACGTGGGAATCGCTATGGGCGCTGCGGGGACGGACACCGCCATCGAGACGGCGGACATGGCGCTGATGGCCGACGACCTCGAACGCATCCCGTACGCGGTCACGCTGAGCAAAGCGACGCGGTGGAACGTCCTCGAGAACGTCGGGCTCGCGGTGCTGACCGTGATCGTTCTCCTCGCGGGCGTGCTCACGAGCTACGTCACCCTCGCCACCGGTATGCTGGTCCACGAGGCTAGCGTCCTCGCGGTCATCCTCAACGGAATGCGGCTACTCCGGTACTGA
- a CDS encoding FmdE family protein: MTTSENSPDVDQTNWRVDYENAEPIRIRDPVAEALTVLEPNEPFVITYKDVVKAAGHSCPTASGAYRIAQLGLDALYPDCTPVRGEIEVTAGGPKDDPSYGVMSRIVSYVTGAAEEDGFVGLAGGYGGRQDSLHFGDFESDDPAFGFTRTDTDESVRVTYHVADVPAAGPATQALQKLIDGTATSVERDAFSEAWHGRIERILSDDEFFTVDQSVPS, translated from the coding sequence ATGACAACGAGTGAAAATTCACCCGACGTCGATCAGACAAACTGGCGTGTCGATTACGAAAACGCTGAGCCGATTCGCATCCGTGATCCCGTCGCTGAAGCGCTGACAGTTCTCGAACCGAATGAGCCGTTCGTCATCACCTACAAGGACGTCGTGAAGGCTGCAGGCCACTCGTGTCCTACTGCCTCTGGTGCCTACCGGATCGCTCAGCTTGGATTAGACGCACTGTATCCAGACTGCACACCTGTCCGTGGAGAGATCGAGGTAACTGCAGGTGGACCGAAAGACGACCCGAGCTACGGCGTGATGTCGCGGATCGTCTCCTACGTGACGGGGGCGGCCGAAGAAGACGGGTTCGTAGGACTGGCAGGAGGATACGGTGGCAGGCAGGACTCGCTTCACTTCGGCGACTTCGAGAGCGACGATCCAGCCTTCGGATTCACGAGAACCGACACCGATGAATCAGTTCGCGTGACGTACCACGTTGCCGACGTGCCGGCCGCCGGTCCCGCGACGCAGGCTCTCCAGAAACTGATCGATGGGACTGCGACCTCGGTGGAGCGTGATGCGTTCAGCGAAGCGTGGCACGGTCGTATCGAACGCATTCTGTCTGATGACGAGTTCTTCACGGTTGACCAGTCAGTACCGTCTTGA
- a CDS encoding class I SAM-dependent methyltransferase has product MMDELLSDPQKPFLDESDHDGPSEYDVEVDHDRLQLSAAIHREQDVRNIERIVDQLQERDIEPPYRVLDAGCGYGTVTKSRFGNDDHFDVVAIDQSRNALEIAKDQYAASNIEYRWLDVNNLPDADIGTFDPVFAAYLFHHLGNQESVLSLLWEAVRDGGYLLVRSCEDGQHLHYPPDEDMEWVVDLTDDIPGSSDRTHGRRLPTHTKRLSPEPTDVWLDLENYHTVGLSSSERLEYWTVFHSNRLHYAKTRAERADASIDEKRLYKRMAEAMDTLEQKITGNEHVFDVKSVPVAVTVK; this is encoded by the coding sequence ATGATGGACGAGCTCCTTTCCGACCCGCAGAAGCCGTTTTTGGATGAGTCGGACCACGATGGACCGAGCGAGTACGACGTCGAGGTGGATCACGATCGACTGCAACTGTCTGCCGCAATTCATCGCGAACAGGACGTCCGGAATATCGAGCGAATCGTGGACCAGCTTCAGGAGCGAGACATCGAGCCACCGTATCGCGTCCTCGACGCGGGATGTGGCTACGGAACGGTCACCAAGAGTCGGTTCGGAAACGACGACCACTTCGATGTCGTCGCCATCGACCAGTCGCGAAATGCCCTCGAGATCGCCAAGGACCAGTACGCGGCGTCGAACATCGAATACCGCTGGCTCGACGTGAACAACCTCCCTGACGCCGATATCGGTACGTTCGACCCGGTCTTCGCCGCGTACCTATTTCACCATCTCGGGAACCAGGAATCCGTGCTGTCGCTCCTCTGGGAGGCCGTTCGAGACGGTGGCTATCTCCTGGTCCGAAGCTGCGAAGACGGACAGCATCTGCACTATCCACCGGACGAGGACATGGAGTGGGTCGTCGATCTCACTGACGACATCCCTGGGAGCAGCGATCGTACTCACGGCCGTCGACTCCCGACTCACACGAAGCGTCTCTCGCCAGAACCAACGGACGTCTGGCTGGATCTGGAGAACTATCACACCGTGGGATTGAGCAGTTCGGAACGACTGGAGTACTGGACGGTGTTCCACTCGAACCGACTCCATTATGCGAAAACGCGAGCGGAACGTGCCGACGCATCGATCGATGAGAAGCGTCTCTACAAACGGATGGCCGAAGCGATGGACACGCTCGAGCAGAAGATTACTGGGAACGAGCACGTCTTCGATGTGAAGAGTGTACCTGTGGCTGTTACCGTGAAATAA
- a CDS encoding helix-turn-helix domain-containing protein, whose protein sequence is MLLTHEPRTPGWRAHLVQRLSEVLAIAEKYAILFDRPLSITDDGVAVTVIATSESLRAAFTDVTERIPLSVEWVGQYTPEQHDAIEWLTSRQRKTLEVAYELGFYEMPRQASYREIADELDCAPSTANELLRRGEEALLEGILDS, encoded by the coding sequence ATGTTGCTGACGCACGAGCCGCGCACGCCCGGCTGGCGTGCGCACCTCGTCCAACGCCTCTCTGAAGTGCTTGCTATTGCCGAAAAATACGCAATCCTGTTCGATCGACCGCTCTCGATTACCGACGATGGTGTCGCCGTCACCGTCATCGCCACCAGCGAGTCGTTGCGGGCCGCCTTCACCGACGTCACAGAACGGATCCCGCTCTCCGTCGAGTGGGTAGGACAGTACACCCCCGAGCAACACGACGCAATCGAGTGGCTGACGTCCCGACAACGAAAAACCCTCGAAGTCGCTTACGAACTCGGATTTTACGAGATGCCGCGACAGGCATCCTACAGAGAGATTGCGGACGAACTCGATTGCGCCCCGAGCACGGCGAACGAACTACTCAGACGCGGCGAGGAAGCGCTTCTCGAAGGGATCCTCGACAGTTGA
- a CDS encoding LLM class flavin-dependent oxidoreductase translates to MDDIAIGVGLGQFHDGCPEPEELFRYVERADELGIDSLWMPDHVLSEHPALDPTVLMSAIAARTQDIKMGPSVLTLPARNPVDVANTYANLDYLTGGRDRVIMAVGLGADPRLCEVVGISPEQRAEHLREAIELLRRLWTEDDVDYDGEHYHLDGATVNPKPARGALDIWIGGNSDAALRRVAEYGDGWFPALMSPQEFGTKLERLMEYCEAAGREVDRDEAGVILLSHVDRDPDRARRVQERVLERRDLSISRETFEECTAFGTPAECVDTIQNYVAAGCTKFVLMPVGPTSERIGQLELYRREVIPEFAPSTS, encoded by the coding sequence ATGGACGATATCGCCATCGGCGTTGGTCTCGGGCAGTTTCACGACGGATGCCCCGAACCCGAGGAGCTGTTTCGGTACGTCGAGCGGGCCGACGAGTTAGGAATCGATTCACTCTGGATGCCCGATCACGTTCTGTCCGAGCACCCAGCACTGGACCCCACCGTCCTGATGTCCGCGATCGCTGCGCGAACCCAGGACATCAAAATGGGGCCCAGCGTATTGACGCTCCCGGCTCGAAACCCGGTCGACGTAGCGAACACCTACGCGAATCTGGACTATCTCACGGGAGGGCGTGACCGGGTGATCATGGCAGTCGGTCTCGGGGCCGACCCCCGACTCTGCGAAGTCGTGGGTATTTCACCCGAGCAGCGAGCCGAACACCTCCGAGAGGCGATCGAACTCCTGAGACGCCTCTGGACCGAGGACGACGTCGATTACGACGGAGAGCACTATCACCTCGACGGTGCGACGGTAAACCCAAAGCCGGCTCGAGGGGCGCTGGACATCTGGATCGGAGGGAATAGTGACGCGGCCCTGCGCAGAGTTGCCGAGTACGGTGACGGCTGGTTCCCGGCTTTGATGTCGCCACAGGAGTTCGGTACGAAACTGGAGCGGTTGATGGAGTACTGTGAGGCGGCCGGACGAGAGGTCGATCGTGACGAAGCCGGTGTGATTCTGCTGTCTCACGTGGATCGGGACCCGGACCGAGCCCGTCGAGTTCAAGAACGAGTTCTCGAGCGCCGAGACCTCAGTATTTCCAGGGAGACGTTCGAGGAATGTACGGCGTTCGGGACCCCCGCGGAGTGCGTTGACACGATTCAGAACTACGTCGCCGCCGGGTGTACCAAGTTCGTTCTGATGCCGGTCGGACCGACGTCTGAACGCATCGGGCAACTCGAACTCTATCGTCGGGAAGTGATTCCGGAGTTTGCCCCATCAACATCGTAA
- a CDS encoding DUF7386 family protein, which yields MRRIEAEDEYDAPPTTVVIDGALTHRIEFGSIVEDARGESEPESIRAVADGSGFVRPVSRGVVNVNQTIWCVACKASSQE from the coding sequence ATGCGTAGAATCGAAGCCGAAGATGAATACGACGCTCCACCGACGACTGTGGTGATCGATGGTGCGCTCACGCACCGGATCGAGTTCGGATCGATCGTCGAGGACGCTCGCGGTGAGTCCGAACCCGAGTCGATTCGAGCGGTCGCAGACGGGTCGGGGTTCGTCCGGCCAGTTTCCAGGGGGGTTGTCAACGTGAACCAAACTATATGGTGCGTTGCGTGTAAAGCGTCGAGTCAGGAATGA
- a CDS encoding alpha/beta fold hydrolase translates to MTNYDCVTVNDIDLYYQDVGTGKPVVFLHGFGGNHLSWFRQMPAFADRYRCLVPDQRMFGRSVDAQDGPGVASHVADLTAFLDHLEIDTVAVVGHSMGGWPAASFATQHPERTAALVLSGTPGGLLPPDEHRDLIEKAADTLPTVDPLTSELSFLSDAIDALNTDRPAEFAAVRPPLDDLPIDPNSLVTAGIPTFLIAGEADHFMPRSAVEAVTERLEDVDSAIVNGAGHSSNFERPTAFNRLVGDFLEDHLTA, encoded by the coding sequence ATGACGAATTACGACTGCGTCACCGTCAACGACATCGATCTCTACTACCAGGATGTCGGCACCGGAAAACCGGTCGTGTTCCTCCACGGTTTCGGGGGAAATCACCTGTCCTGGTTCCGTCAGATGCCGGCGTTCGCCGATCGCTATCGTTGTCTCGTCCCGGATCAGCGGATGTTTGGCCGGTCCGTCGACGCGCAAGACGGGCCCGGAGTCGCCTCGCACGTAGCCGATCTCACCGCGTTCCTCGATCACCTCGAGATCGACACCGTTGCGGTGGTCGGCCACTCGATGGGCGGTTGGCCCGCTGCGTCGTTTGCCACTCAGCACCCCGAGCGCACCGCCGCGCTGGTACTCTCCGGGACCCCTGGTGGTCTCCTCCCACCCGATGAGCATCGCGATCTGATCGAGAAAGCGGCGGACACACTCCCGACGGTCGATCCGCTCACCTCGGAATTGTCGTTTCTCTCGGACGCTATCGACGCTCTGAATACCGATCGCCCGGCAGAATTCGCTGCCGTACGGCCACCGCTCGACGACCTACCGATCGATCCGAACAGTCTCGTCACGGCGGGGATTCCAACGTTCCTCATCGCGGGGGAGGCCGATCACTTCATGCCTCGATCGGCAGTCGAAGCGGTGACAGAGCGTCTCGAGGACGTTGACTCCGCCATCGTGAACGGTGCTGGCCACTCGTCGAACTTCGAGCGTCCAACTGCGTTCAATCGACTGGTTGGTGACTTTCTCGAGGACCATCTCACAGCTTGA